A window of Citrus sinensis cultivar Valencia sweet orange chromosome 7, DVS_A1.0, whole genome shotgun sequence contains these coding sequences:
- the LOC102607580 gene encoding GBF-interacting protein 1-like isoform X1, which translates to MVASGGRGHPTATSKTTRIEGGTQILSAGMRNTIQTIKEIVGNHSDADIYFTLKDSNMDPNETAQKLLNQDPFLEVKRRRDKKKENMSYKSLEEPRKNSEIFGKTMRIRTYADRNARRRGYNRNALPDAGINREFRVVRDNRVNPEANQETKSPLPQSSISTNEKVTNVKEKGSPTGTTGSEKPSGGRSFSQASNGSTNLHPRHAYDHNITGTDRIEPSAEKFTTSAVNFIQHNITEGYSATLASSNSVGGYFSSKDPVHVPSPDSRASSAVGAIKREVGVVGGGRQCSDNAVKDSTAPCSSFSNSILGRDNSDSFRPFPSISKADQINQIAATDSGVAGMPANRALFTNQYTGRSHQQSVGHQKASQHNKEWKPKSSQKSNVIGPGVIGTPTKSPSPPVDDSKDLESDVAKLQDELSRVNIHENQNVIIAQHIRVPETDRCRLTFGSFGVDFESSRNLGSGFLAAGSAEESNGESAASLTGAASKTSGNDVSGRKPVDILDDLVRNSGSNSPASGEASEHQLPDDIKDASSPQDLDGYADIGLVRDTDPSYPLSESQQQQDSSELASFPQAYDSQTGYDMSYFRPTMDESVRGQGLPSPQEALASHSANSIPASSIAMLQHQQQPQMAQMYPQVHVSHFPNMMPYRQIISPVYVPQMAMPGYSSNPAYPHPSNGSSYLLMPGGSSHLSTNGLKYGIQQFKPVPTASPTGFGNFTSPAGYAINAPSVVGSVTGLEDSSRMKYKDGNLYVSNQQADTSELWIHNPRELPGMQSGPYYNMPAQTPHAAAYLPSHAGHASFNAAVPQSSHMQFPGMYHPTAQPPAMANPHHMGPAMGGNVGVGVPPAAPGAQVGAYQQPQLGNFNWSPNF; encoded by the exons ATGGTAGCATCTGGTGGTCGTGGGCATCCGACAGCAACATCAAAAACAACAAGAATCGAAGGAGGCACTCAGATTTTATCAGCTGGCATGAGAAATACGATTCAAACGATTAAAGAAATTGTGGGTAATCACTCCGATGCTGATATCTATTTCACTTTGAAAGATTCCAATATGGACCCTAATGAAACTGCCCAGAAATTGCTTAATCAAG ATCCATTTCTTGAAgtaaagagaagaagagacaAGAAAAAAGAG AATATGAGTTACAAGAGTTTGGAAGAACCAagaaaaaattctgaaatttttggTAAGACGATGAGAATCCGTACATATGCTGATCGTAATGCTCGGAGAAGAGGGTATAATCGGAATGCTTTGCCTG ATGCAGGAATCAACAGAGAGTTCCGTGTTGTTAGAGACAACAGAGTTAACCCAGAAGCAAATCAAGAAACGAAGTCTCCTCTGCCACAATCCTCAATATCTACTAATGAGAAAGTCACAAATGTTAAAGAAAAGGG CAGCCCAACGGGAACTACAGGCAGTGAAAAGCCCTCTGGTGGACGGAGTTTTTCTCAGGCTTCAAATGGATCGACTAATTTACATCCTAGACATGCCTATGATCATAATATTACTGGGACTGATAGGATAGAGCCATCTGCTGAAAAGTTTACTACTTCTGCAGTAAACTTTATCCAACATAATATAACTGAAGGATATTCCGCAACGCTGGCATCAAGCAATTCTGTTGGAGGGTACTTCTCTTCTAAAGATCCTGTTCATGTTCCATCTCCTGATTCTAGAGCATCTTCTGCTGTTGGAGCCATTAAGCGTGAAGTTGGGGTTGTAGGCGGTGGCCGACAGTGTAGTGATAATGCTGTCAAAGATTCAACTGCACCATGTAGCTCTTTctcaaattctattttggGAAGAGATAATTCAGACTCATTTCGACCATTCCCTTCAATTTCTAAGGCTGaccaaataaatcaaattgcTGCAACTGATTCTGGAGTGGCTGGTATGCCGGCTAACAGGGCATTGTTTACCAACCAATACACTGGCAGGTCACACCAACAATCTGTTGGTCATCAAAAAG CTTCACAACATAATAAGGAGTGGAAACCCAAATCAAGCCAAAAATCAAATGTTATTGGCCCTGGAGTGATTGGAACGCCTACTAAGTCCCCTTCACCTCCTGTTGATGATTCTAAGGATTTGGAATCCGATGTAGCTAAATTGCAAGATGAACTTTCACGAGTAAACATACATGAAAACCAGAATGTAATCATAGCGCAGCATATTAGAGTCCCTGAAACTGATCGCTGCCGGCTGACATTTGGCAGTTTCGGAGTGGATTTTGAATCTTCCCGGAATTTGGGATCCGGGTTTCTAGCAGCTGGTTCTGCTGAAGAATCAAATGGTGAATCTGCTGCAAG TTTGACTGGAGCTGCTTCCAAGACTTCTGGTAATGATGTTTCTGGCAGAAAGCCTGTAGATATTCTCGATGATCTTGTTAGAAATTCTGGATCTAACTCACCAGCATCGGGTGAAGCATCCGAGCATCAATTGCCTGATGATATTAAAGATGCTTCAAGTCCTCAGGATTTGGACGGCTATGCTGATATTGGATTGGTTCGGGACACTGATCCATCCTATCCTCTTTCAGAGTCGCAACAGCAGCAAGATTCATCAGAGTTGGCAAGTTTTCCG CAGGCATATGATTCCCAGACTGGTTATGATATGTCATATTTCAGACCCACAATGGATGAAAGTGTACGGGGACAAGGCCTACCTTCTCCTCAGGAG GCTTTAGCCTCGCACAGTGCCAATAGCATCCCTGCATCATCAATAGCCATGTTACAGCATCAGCAGCAGCCCCAGATGGCCCAGATGTATCCTCAAGTCCATGTTTCCCATTTCCCTAATATGATGCCATACCGCCAGATCATCTCCCCAGTTTATGTACCACAGATGGCCATGCCTGGGTATTCCAGTAATCCTGCCTATCCACACCCATCGAATGGCAGCAGTTACTTGCTGATGCCAGGAGGTAGTTCACATCTTAGCACGAATGGCCTCAAGTATGGAATTCAGCAGTTTAAGCCAGTTCCTACTGCTAGTCCAACtggatttggaaattttacaAGCCCAGCTGGCTATGCTATAAATGCTCCTAGTGTAGTTGGGAGTGTAACAGGGCTTGAAGATTCATCTCGGATGAAGTACAAAGATGGAAACCTTTATGTTTCAAATCAACAG GCTGACACATCTGAACTTTGGATTCACAACCCAAGGGAGCTTCCAGGCATGCAATCTGGTCCATATTACAATATGCCTGCACAAACGCCTCATGCTGCTGCTTATTTGCCATCCCATGCCGGTCATGCTTCTTTCAATGCAGCCGTGCCACAATCTTCTCACATGCAATTTCCAGGCATGTACCATCCTACAGCACAACCACCTGCAATGGCCAATCCACACCATATGGGCCCTGCAATGGGTGGTAATGTTGGAGTTGGGGTTCCACCAGCTGCTCCTGGGGCACAAGTTGGTGCTTATCAGCAGCCTCAATTGGGAAATTTCAACTGGTCACCAAACTTCTGA
- the LOC102607580 gene encoding GBF-interacting protein 1-like isoform X2 produces the protein MVASGGRGHPTATSKTTRIEGGTQILSAGMRNTIQTIKEIVGNHSDADIYFTLKDSNMDPNETAQKLLNQDPFLEVKRRRDKKKENMSYKSLEEPRKNSEIFGKTMRIRTYADRNARRRGYNRNALPDAGINREFRVVRDNRVNPEANQETKSPLPQSSISTNEKVTNVKEKGSPTGTTGSEKPSGGRSFSQASNGSTNLHPRHAYDHNITGTDRIEPSAEKFTTSAVNFIQHNITEGYSATLASSNSVGGYFSSKDPVHVPSPDSRASSAVGAIKREVGVVGGGRQCSDNAVKDSTAPCSSFSNSILGRDNSDSFRPFPSISKADQINQIAATDSGVAGMPANRALFTNQYTGRSHQQSVGHQKASQHNKEWKPKSSQKSNVIGPGVIGTPTKSPSPPVDDSKDLESDVAKLQDELSRVNIHENQNVIIAQHIRVPETDRCRLTFGSFGVDFESSRNLGSGFLAAGSAEESNGESAASLTGAASKTSGNDVSGRKPVDILDDLVRNSGSNSPASGEASEHQLPDDIKDASSPQDLDGYADIGLVRDTDPSYPLSESQQQQDSSELASFPAYDSQTGYDMSYFRPTMDESVRGQGLPSPQEALASHSANSIPASSIAMLQHQQQPQMAQMYPQVHVSHFPNMMPYRQIISPVYVPQMAMPGYSSNPAYPHPSNGSSYLLMPGGSSHLSTNGLKYGIQQFKPVPTASPTGFGNFTSPAGYAINAPSVVGSVTGLEDSSRMKYKDGNLYVSNQQADTSELWIHNPRELPGMQSGPYYNMPAQTPHAAAYLPSHAGHASFNAAVPQSSHMQFPGMYHPTAQPPAMANPHHMGPAMGGNVGVGVPPAAPGAQVGAYQQPQLGNFNWSPNF, from the exons ATGGTAGCATCTGGTGGTCGTGGGCATCCGACAGCAACATCAAAAACAACAAGAATCGAAGGAGGCACTCAGATTTTATCAGCTGGCATGAGAAATACGATTCAAACGATTAAAGAAATTGTGGGTAATCACTCCGATGCTGATATCTATTTCACTTTGAAAGATTCCAATATGGACCCTAATGAAACTGCCCAGAAATTGCTTAATCAAG ATCCATTTCTTGAAgtaaagagaagaagagacaAGAAAAAAGAG AATATGAGTTACAAGAGTTTGGAAGAACCAagaaaaaattctgaaatttttggTAAGACGATGAGAATCCGTACATATGCTGATCGTAATGCTCGGAGAAGAGGGTATAATCGGAATGCTTTGCCTG ATGCAGGAATCAACAGAGAGTTCCGTGTTGTTAGAGACAACAGAGTTAACCCAGAAGCAAATCAAGAAACGAAGTCTCCTCTGCCACAATCCTCAATATCTACTAATGAGAAAGTCACAAATGTTAAAGAAAAGGG CAGCCCAACGGGAACTACAGGCAGTGAAAAGCCCTCTGGTGGACGGAGTTTTTCTCAGGCTTCAAATGGATCGACTAATTTACATCCTAGACATGCCTATGATCATAATATTACTGGGACTGATAGGATAGAGCCATCTGCTGAAAAGTTTACTACTTCTGCAGTAAACTTTATCCAACATAATATAACTGAAGGATATTCCGCAACGCTGGCATCAAGCAATTCTGTTGGAGGGTACTTCTCTTCTAAAGATCCTGTTCATGTTCCATCTCCTGATTCTAGAGCATCTTCTGCTGTTGGAGCCATTAAGCGTGAAGTTGGGGTTGTAGGCGGTGGCCGACAGTGTAGTGATAATGCTGTCAAAGATTCAACTGCACCATGTAGCTCTTTctcaaattctattttggGAAGAGATAATTCAGACTCATTTCGACCATTCCCTTCAATTTCTAAGGCTGaccaaataaatcaaattgcTGCAACTGATTCTGGAGTGGCTGGTATGCCGGCTAACAGGGCATTGTTTACCAACCAATACACTGGCAGGTCACACCAACAATCTGTTGGTCATCAAAAAG CTTCACAACATAATAAGGAGTGGAAACCCAAATCAAGCCAAAAATCAAATGTTATTGGCCCTGGAGTGATTGGAACGCCTACTAAGTCCCCTTCACCTCCTGTTGATGATTCTAAGGATTTGGAATCCGATGTAGCTAAATTGCAAGATGAACTTTCACGAGTAAACATACATGAAAACCAGAATGTAATCATAGCGCAGCATATTAGAGTCCCTGAAACTGATCGCTGCCGGCTGACATTTGGCAGTTTCGGAGTGGATTTTGAATCTTCCCGGAATTTGGGATCCGGGTTTCTAGCAGCTGGTTCTGCTGAAGAATCAAATGGTGAATCTGCTGCAAG TTTGACTGGAGCTGCTTCCAAGACTTCTGGTAATGATGTTTCTGGCAGAAAGCCTGTAGATATTCTCGATGATCTTGTTAGAAATTCTGGATCTAACTCACCAGCATCGGGTGAAGCATCCGAGCATCAATTGCCTGATGATATTAAAGATGCTTCAAGTCCTCAGGATTTGGACGGCTATGCTGATATTGGATTGGTTCGGGACACTGATCCATCCTATCCTCTTTCAGAGTCGCAACAGCAGCAAGATTCATCAGAGTTGGCAAGTTTTCCG GCATATGATTCCCAGACTGGTTATGATATGTCATATTTCAGACCCACAATGGATGAAAGTGTACGGGGACAAGGCCTACCTTCTCCTCAGGAG GCTTTAGCCTCGCACAGTGCCAATAGCATCCCTGCATCATCAATAGCCATGTTACAGCATCAGCAGCAGCCCCAGATGGCCCAGATGTATCCTCAAGTCCATGTTTCCCATTTCCCTAATATGATGCCATACCGCCAGATCATCTCCCCAGTTTATGTACCACAGATGGCCATGCCTGGGTATTCCAGTAATCCTGCCTATCCACACCCATCGAATGGCAGCAGTTACTTGCTGATGCCAGGAGGTAGTTCACATCTTAGCACGAATGGCCTCAAGTATGGAATTCAGCAGTTTAAGCCAGTTCCTACTGCTAGTCCAACtggatttggaaattttacaAGCCCAGCTGGCTATGCTATAAATGCTCCTAGTGTAGTTGGGAGTGTAACAGGGCTTGAAGATTCATCTCGGATGAAGTACAAAGATGGAAACCTTTATGTTTCAAATCAACAG GCTGACACATCTGAACTTTGGATTCACAACCCAAGGGAGCTTCCAGGCATGCAATCTGGTCCATATTACAATATGCCTGCACAAACGCCTCATGCTGCTGCTTATTTGCCATCCCATGCCGGTCATGCTTCTTTCAATGCAGCCGTGCCACAATCTTCTCACATGCAATTTCCAGGCATGTACCATCCTACAGCACAACCACCTGCAATGGCCAATCCACACCATATGGGCCCTGCAATGGGTGGTAATGTTGGAGTTGGGGTTCCACCAGCTGCTCCTGGGGCACAAGTTGGTGCTTATCAGCAGCCTCAATTGGGAAATTTCAACTGGTCACCAAACTTCTGA
- the LOC102607580 gene encoding GBF-interacting protein 1-like isoform X3 yields the protein MVASGGRGHPTATSKTTRIEGGTQILSAGMRNTIQTIKEIVGNHSDADIYFTLKDSNMDPNETAQKLLNQDPFLEVKRRRDKKKENMSYKSLEEPRKNSEIFGKTMRIRTYADRNARRRGYNRNALPDAGINREFRVVRDNRVNPEANQETKSPLPQSSISTNEKVTNVKEKGPTGTTGSEKPSGGRSFSQASNGSTNLHPRHAYDHNITGTDRIEPSAEKFTTSAVNFIQHNITEGYSATLASSNSVGGYFSSKDPVHVPSPDSRASSAVGAIKREVGVVGGGRQCSDNAVKDSTAPCSSFSNSILGRDNSDSFRPFPSISKADQINQIAATDSGVAGMPANRALFTNQYTGRSHQQSVGHQKASQHNKEWKPKSSQKSNVIGPGVIGTPTKSPSPPVDDSKDLESDVAKLQDELSRVNIHENQNVIIAQHIRVPETDRCRLTFGSFGVDFESSRNLGSGFLAAGSAEESNGESAASLTGAASKTSGNDVSGRKPVDILDDLVRNSGSNSPASGEASEHQLPDDIKDASSPQDLDGYADIGLVRDTDPSYPLSESQQQQDSSELASFPQAYDSQTGYDMSYFRPTMDESVRGQGLPSPQEALASHSANSIPASSIAMLQHQQQPQMAQMYPQVHVSHFPNMMPYRQIISPVYVPQMAMPGYSSNPAYPHPSNGSSYLLMPGGSSHLSTNGLKYGIQQFKPVPTASPTGFGNFTSPAGYAINAPSVVGSVTGLEDSSRMKYKDGNLYVSNQQADTSELWIHNPRELPGMQSGPYYNMPAQTPHAAAYLPSHAGHASFNAAVPQSSHMQFPGMYHPTAQPPAMANPHHMGPAMGGNVGVGVPPAAPGAQVGAYQQPQLGNFNWSPNF from the exons ATGGTAGCATCTGGTGGTCGTGGGCATCCGACAGCAACATCAAAAACAACAAGAATCGAAGGAGGCACTCAGATTTTATCAGCTGGCATGAGAAATACGATTCAAACGATTAAAGAAATTGTGGGTAATCACTCCGATGCTGATATCTATTTCACTTTGAAAGATTCCAATATGGACCCTAATGAAACTGCCCAGAAATTGCTTAATCAAG ATCCATTTCTTGAAgtaaagagaagaagagacaAGAAAAAAGAG AATATGAGTTACAAGAGTTTGGAAGAACCAagaaaaaattctgaaatttttggTAAGACGATGAGAATCCGTACATATGCTGATCGTAATGCTCGGAGAAGAGGGTATAATCGGAATGCTTTGCCTG ATGCAGGAATCAACAGAGAGTTCCGTGTTGTTAGAGACAACAGAGTTAACCCAGAAGCAAATCAAGAAACGAAGTCTCCTCTGCCACAATCCTCAATATCTACTAATGAGAAAGTCACAAATGTTAAAGAAAAGGG CCCAACGGGAACTACAGGCAGTGAAAAGCCCTCTGGTGGACGGAGTTTTTCTCAGGCTTCAAATGGATCGACTAATTTACATCCTAGACATGCCTATGATCATAATATTACTGGGACTGATAGGATAGAGCCATCTGCTGAAAAGTTTACTACTTCTGCAGTAAACTTTATCCAACATAATATAACTGAAGGATATTCCGCAACGCTGGCATCAAGCAATTCTGTTGGAGGGTACTTCTCTTCTAAAGATCCTGTTCATGTTCCATCTCCTGATTCTAGAGCATCTTCTGCTGTTGGAGCCATTAAGCGTGAAGTTGGGGTTGTAGGCGGTGGCCGACAGTGTAGTGATAATGCTGTCAAAGATTCAACTGCACCATGTAGCTCTTTctcaaattctattttggGAAGAGATAATTCAGACTCATTTCGACCATTCCCTTCAATTTCTAAGGCTGaccaaataaatcaaattgcTGCAACTGATTCTGGAGTGGCTGGTATGCCGGCTAACAGGGCATTGTTTACCAACCAATACACTGGCAGGTCACACCAACAATCTGTTGGTCATCAAAAAG CTTCACAACATAATAAGGAGTGGAAACCCAAATCAAGCCAAAAATCAAATGTTATTGGCCCTGGAGTGATTGGAACGCCTACTAAGTCCCCTTCACCTCCTGTTGATGATTCTAAGGATTTGGAATCCGATGTAGCTAAATTGCAAGATGAACTTTCACGAGTAAACATACATGAAAACCAGAATGTAATCATAGCGCAGCATATTAGAGTCCCTGAAACTGATCGCTGCCGGCTGACATTTGGCAGTTTCGGAGTGGATTTTGAATCTTCCCGGAATTTGGGATCCGGGTTTCTAGCAGCTGGTTCTGCTGAAGAATCAAATGGTGAATCTGCTGCAAG TTTGACTGGAGCTGCTTCCAAGACTTCTGGTAATGATGTTTCTGGCAGAAAGCCTGTAGATATTCTCGATGATCTTGTTAGAAATTCTGGATCTAACTCACCAGCATCGGGTGAAGCATCCGAGCATCAATTGCCTGATGATATTAAAGATGCTTCAAGTCCTCAGGATTTGGACGGCTATGCTGATATTGGATTGGTTCGGGACACTGATCCATCCTATCCTCTTTCAGAGTCGCAACAGCAGCAAGATTCATCAGAGTTGGCAAGTTTTCCG CAGGCATATGATTCCCAGACTGGTTATGATATGTCATATTTCAGACCCACAATGGATGAAAGTGTACGGGGACAAGGCCTACCTTCTCCTCAGGAG GCTTTAGCCTCGCACAGTGCCAATAGCATCCCTGCATCATCAATAGCCATGTTACAGCATCAGCAGCAGCCCCAGATGGCCCAGATGTATCCTCAAGTCCATGTTTCCCATTTCCCTAATATGATGCCATACCGCCAGATCATCTCCCCAGTTTATGTACCACAGATGGCCATGCCTGGGTATTCCAGTAATCCTGCCTATCCACACCCATCGAATGGCAGCAGTTACTTGCTGATGCCAGGAGGTAGTTCACATCTTAGCACGAATGGCCTCAAGTATGGAATTCAGCAGTTTAAGCCAGTTCCTACTGCTAGTCCAACtggatttggaaattttacaAGCCCAGCTGGCTATGCTATAAATGCTCCTAGTGTAGTTGGGAGTGTAACAGGGCTTGAAGATTCATCTCGGATGAAGTACAAAGATGGAAACCTTTATGTTTCAAATCAACAG GCTGACACATCTGAACTTTGGATTCACAACCCAAGGGAGCTTCCAGGCATGCAATCTGGTCCATATTACAATATGCCTGCACAAACGCCTCATGCTGCTGCTTATTTGCCATCCCATGCCGGTCATGCTTCTTTCAATGCAGCCGTGCCACAATCTTCTCACATGCAATTTCCAGGCATGTACCATCCTACAGCACAACCACCTGCAATGGCCAATCCACACCATATGGGCCCTGCAATGGGTGGTAATGTTGGAGTTGGGGTTCCACCAGCTGCTCCTGGGGCACAAGTTGGTGCTTATCAGCAGCCTCAATTGGGAAATTTCAACTGGTCACCAAACTTCTGA
- the LOC102607580 gene encoding GBF-interacting protein 1-like isoform X4: protein MVASGGRGHPTATSKTTRIEGGTQILSAGMRNTIQTIKEIVGNHSDADIYFTLKDSNMDPNETAQKLLNQDPFLEVKRRRDKKKENMSYKSLEEPRKNSEIFGKTMRIRTYADRNARRRGYNRNALPDAGINREFRVVRDNRVNPEANQETKSPLPQSSISTNEKVTNVKEKGPTGTTGSEKPSGGRSFSQASNGSTNLHPRHAYDHNITGTDRIEPSAEKFTTSAVNFIQHNITEGYSATLASSNSVGGYFSSKDPVHVPSPDSRASSAVGAIKREVGVVGGGRQCSDNAVKDSTAPCSSFSNSILGRDNSDSFRPFPSISKADQINQIAATDSGVAGMPANRALFTNQYTGRSHQQSVGHQKASQHNKEWKPKSSQKSNVIGPGVIGTPTKSPSPPVDDSKDLESDVAKLQDELSRVNIHENQNVIIAQHIRVPETDRCRLTFGSFGVDFESSRNLGSGFLAAGSAEESNGESAASLTGAASKTSGNDVSGRKPVDILDDLVRNSGSNSPASGEASEHQLPDDIKDASSPQDLDGYADIGLVRDTDPSYPLSESQQQQDSSELASFPAYDSQTGYDMSYFRPTMDESVRGQGLPSPQEALASHSANSIPASSIAMLQHQQQPQMAQMYPQVHVSHFPNMMPYRQIISPVYVPQMAMPGYSSNPAYPHPSNGSSYLLMPGGSSHLSTNGLKYGIQQFKPVPTASPTGFGNFTSPAGYAINAPSVVGSVTGLEDSSRMKYKDGNLYVSNQQADTSELWIHNPRELPGMQSGPYYNMPAQTPHAAAYLPSHAGHASFNAAVPQSSHMQFPGMYHPTAQPPAMANPHHMGPAMGGNVGVGVPPAAPGAQVGAYQQPQLGNFNWSPNF from the exons ATGGTAGCATCTGGTGGTCGTGGGCATCCGACAGCAACATCAAAAACAACAAGAATCGAAGGAGGCACTCAGATTTTATCAGCTGGCATGAGAAATACGATTCAAACGATTAAAGAAATTGTGGGTAATCACTCCGATGCTGATATCTATTTCACTTTGAAAGATTCCAATATGGACCCTAATGAAACTGCCCAGAAATTGCTTAATCAAG ATCCATTTCTTGAAgtaaagagaagaagagacaAGAAAAAAGAG AATATGAGTTACAAGAGTTTGGAAGAACCAagaaaaaattctgaaatttttggTAAGACGATGAGAATCCGTACATATGCTGATCGTAATGCTCGGAGAAGAGGGTATAATCGGAATGCTTTGCCTG ATGCAGGAATCAACAGAGAGTTCCGTGTTGTTAGAGACAACAGAGTTAACCCAGAAGCAAATCAAGAAACGAAGTCTCCTCTGCCACAATCCTCAATATCTACTAATGAGAAAGTCACAAATGTTAAAGAAAAGGG CCCAACGGGAACTACAGGCAGTGAAAAGCCCTCTGGTGGACGGAGTTTTTCTCAGGCTTCAAATGGATCGACTAATTTACATCCTAGACATGCCTATGATCATAATATTACTGGGACTGATAGGATAGAGCCATCTGCTGAAAAGTTTACTACTTCTGCAGTAAACTTTATCCAACATAATATAACTGAAGGATATTCCGCAACGCTGGCATCAAGCAATTCTGTTGGAGGGTACTTCTCTTCTAAAGATCCTGTTCATGTTCCATCTCCTGATTCTAGAGCATCTTCTGCTGTTGGAGCCATTAAGCGTGAAGTTGGGGTTGTAGGCGGTGGCCGACAGTGTAGTGATAATGCTGTCAAAGATTCAACTGCACCATGTAGCTCTTTctcaaattctattttggGAAGAGATAATTCAGACTCATTTCGACCATTCCCTTCAATTTCTAAGGCTGaccaaataaatcaaattgcTGCAACTGATTCTGGAGTGGCTGGTATGCCGGCTAACAGGGCATTGTTTACCAACCAATACACTGGCAGGTCACACCAACAATCTGTTGGTCATCAAAAAG CTTCACAACATAATAAGGAGTGGAAACCCAAATCAAGCCAAAAATCAAATGTTATTGGCCCTGGAGTGATTGGAACGCCTACTAAGTCCCCTTCACCTCCTGTTGATGATTCTAAGGATTTGGAATCCGATGTAGCTAAATTGCAAGATGAACTTTCACGAGTAAACATACATGAAAACCAGAATGTAATCATAGCGCAGCATATTAGAGTCCCTGAAACTGATCGCTGCCGGCTGACATTTGGCAGTTTCGGAGTGGATTTTGAATCTTCCCGGAATTTGGGATCCGGGTTTCTAGCAGCTGGTTCTGCTGAAGAATCAAATGGTGAATCTGCTGCAAG TTTGACTGGAGCTGCTTCCAAGACTTCTGGTAATGATGTTTCTGGCAGAAAGCCTGTAGATATTCTCGATGATCTTGTTAGAAATTCTGGATCTAACTCACCAGCATCGGGTGAAGCATCCGAGCATCAATTGCCTGATGATATTAAAGATGCTTCAAGTCCTCAGGATTTGGACGGCTATGCTGATATTGGATTGGTTCGGGACACTGATCCATCCTATCCTCTTTCAGAGTCGCAACAGCAGCAAGATTCATCAGAGTTGGCAAGTTTTCCG GCATATGATTCCCAGACTGGTTATGATATGTCATATTTCAGACCCACAATGGATGAAAGTGTACGGGGACAAGGCCTACCTTCTCCTCAGGAG GCTTTAGCCTCGCACAGTGCCAATAGCATCCCTGCATCATCAATAGCCATGTTACAGCATCAGCAGCAGCCCCAGATGGCCCAGATGTATCCTCAAGTCCATGTTTCCCATTTCCCTAATATGATGCCATACCGCCAGATCATCTCCCCAGTTTATGTACCACAGATGGCCATGCCTGGGTATTCCAGTAATCCTGCCTATCCACACCCATCGAATGGCAGCAGTTACTTGCTGATGCCAGGAGGTAGTTCACATCTTAGCACGAATGGCCTCAAGTATGGAATTCAGCAGTTTAAGCCAGTTCCTACTGCTAGTCCAACtggatttggaaattttacaAGCCCAGCTGGCTATGCTATAAATGCTCCTAGTGTAGTTGGGAGTGTAACAGGGCTTGAAGATTCATCTCGGATGAAGTACAAAGATGGAAACCTTTATGTTTCAAATCAACAG GCTGACACATCTGAACTTTGGATTCACAACCCAAGGGAGCTTCCAGGCATGCAATCTGGTCCATATTACAATATGCCTGCACAAACGCCTCATGCTGCTGCTTATTTGCCATCCCATGCCGGTCATGCTTCTTTCAATGCAGCCGTGCCACAATCTTCTCACATGCAATTTCCAGGCATGTACCATCCTACAGCACAACCACCTGCAATGGCCAATCCACACCATATGGGCCCTGCAATGGGTGGTAATGTTGGAGTTGGGGTTCCACCAGCTGCTCCTGGGGCACAAGTTGGTGCTTATCAGCAGCCTCAATTGGGAAATTTCAACTGGTCACCAAACTTCTGA